The Rhipicephalus microplus isolate Deutch F79 chromosome 4, USDA_Rmic, whole genome shotgun sequence sequence GCTGTATTTGATGTACCTCTCGCATTTCCAGCATCTATCGCACATAATACTTGAAAATGTTTCGTGTCCGGCAGAGATTTTTGTGGGTGAGGGCCTTTTCTTTAACACCCCTGTGAGCAGCTATACAGGTCAATCAATACCTTGAAAAATTCCAAGACAATTGCATGCGGTGAAACCATTGGACACCGAAGCTTGTGAACGTGTGACTTCGAGCATCaccattgtttttctttttttattaatttatttacccGCTTCTTCGCCTGGCCTCATCACCTCAATGCCTACAACacactgctgctactactacacACTGTTATTGCTATAGTACATACAGACCTATTATTAGTGAAGAGCGTTTACTATATTTTGGTTTTAATAAAAGGGTGCAGCTTGTCTGGGAATTCAGATGCAATCGACATTTTCTGGGCTTTGACGTGAACAGGGGGCCTCCCCGGAATGTCGAagaggtcaagcaagtattttGGACGTAAAAAACACTTGCGGGGCGCGCATCACAGCTGACCGGCAGCCAGAgaggactattgttcgtcacTCCTCTCCAGAATGTCTACCAATTTGATTTTTCCGAGTTCtatgacttttccaggttttccatgatgaCTAAGAGCAAATTAATTCCATGACCATCATGTCTGCTCGGAAAACTCTGTGCACTGGAAACGAACCCTcgtgtgccaaaaaaaaaatcaggcactCATATAAATTAAGTAAGCATACTTTTCGCATGTGCTCATAATGTTCTAAACATGTGCGGCAaatgtaaaaatatatatatacatctggTCAAAAATAAAACCTCTGAGCCAGGCAGTGAGCTAGTTGGCTGTTTGATGTTCGGAAGAACCAGGGAGCAAACACACATGTTAAGACAATTATTCGCAGATGGAACATCTCAGGTTCCTTCAAATTTCCAACAACACAGCAGAGAAAAGGGGGGAGGTAGAGGAGAAGAGGGAAGGGACGCTCATGCGCAATAAGGGCGGTTTCGCCAttcaccggattgagctcgaccataagatgcttcacatctaaaaacgTGCATAACAGGCTCAAAGAGGGAGAGATTCCCTAATTAACTGCAAGGAAATAAGATGAACCATAATACAGCAGCGTGCGTCAGGATAGACTCGATTCAAGGCCATGCTGCAAACCCTCACAATATTGCTGCTGTCTAGAACcttatacagttaaacccctttacagaggcatgctctgggcagcaattcttgcCTTTTATATGAGATGCCTCTTAAGAGCAgggtacctcgtatgcattttcttatcaacctgtATTTCACTGCAGGcccactggtgtctcttatacccatctgtcttttatatcagtgtctcttataaaggggttcgactgtatctAGCTATTCCCCTTTCAACCCCTGGACCTGCTCCGTGCGCGTAAACATGTTCTCCAGCCGGATACACGAACTCTTATGTCACTATCTGTCTGCACTCTCTTCCTTCGTCTTACTACAATCCGACAACTTATATTaacatcggagcgaaggctaTGGAGGCGGCGGTCTCCCATgttcgtgttgctccgcaagtagtaTGGCAGCATCGAGTTTGTTTTGGTTTTGCTCCCTCACATGGCTAAACGTGTTAAGGAAAACATGCACGAAAACTTCGAATGGCAGAAACATTTCACTCGTTCGGTGAACATTTTAGAGTCCTATTAAGAGAACATTTTTCCTGCAACTAAACTGCATGTTTGCGTCCAAACGCTGGCGTCCAGGCATCATCTTTCCATAGAAAACATGTAAGAAATGGAAAAAAGGAAACCATTCTTGCAAAGTGAACAACAACTACATCCTAGAACTTGTCTCCATTGTTTCAGTCttataataaataaagcagtattcaTTTAAGGAAGACAAATGAGAAAATTAACTTTAAACTTAAGTACTCTATTTCTAGACCGGCCCTATTCATGCGCTTTAGTTATATAGGTTCCACAatgctgtcaagaaaagttgtcaccaAGTTGTCACGAAGCGGAAGTTGTGCTTACgaggcttcgggcaggggtggcCCTCACACCAGCTGTCATACCAATGTGGAACTGGTTTCAAGTACCAGTTTGTCCTACGTGTTCGTACTGGTTCATTCCAGTAATACAAGCACAGGCAGATATGGACATACCAAGGATTATTTCAGAACGTACCTGTCACATCCTGCCAGCCGGCCTTCGGTACTGTGACACATCCAGTTAGGTTCACTGGGTACATGACATTGCATATTTCACAAGACACTACTTTGCTTCATACACAACTCCAGCCTAGCGGCGCCCATTTAATTCCCATATACATGCAAAATATTATTATACACACAATTTTGCTAAAAGCTGCTGCACTCTAGCGTCTCCAGCGTGAAGTCTACGACGGCAACGACAGCAGACACAGAGAAAGGATCGGAAACCTGTGTAGGAAAGCAAAACAATTCAGATTTAATGCAGTGGTATGCGGCACAAAGAATCCTAAAGGAACAAAGGAACACTTGGAACAAactaatgaatatatatatatatatatatatatatatatatatatatatatatatatatatatataacagtgcCGTAACGGCATCCAACACAGCGACATCAAAAGCCAAGTGATAGTGATAAGACATGACGCGAATATACCCTGCAGCCGGTGTCTAGTCGTGTCTCATCGCTAGCTGGTGCGTCGATGCATTCTGGATAACACCTGTACACCTCACCttggaaagaaataaataaagaccCCAGGTAAAAGAACAAAAGTTCCACGAAATATTCAACTGACAGGTTCATCATTGTGACACGTAATGCATTCCTTCACTGCGGTGAAAAGGTGATTATGTGGGAGAGAATAAAAGAGGTCCTCAACGTGACTGGTCACAGCATCACAATCAACGGGGTTGTCATCACGCAGGAATTGTACAATCGTTTCCGAGTTAGGTGCGATATATGGGTTACCTATGTGTAGAGACGACAAGCAAGTCTGCAAGAAAGCAGTTACACAAAACTGCCACGTGTCACGGTCCCTGATCATGGCGCGGAAAGGTATCTCAATATTGTGCGTTTTTACAGTGTAAAATACCTCCAGCTGCGAGTTGCTCGCCTTTTTACAGATTGCGCAAATTTCTACAAGTTCATGTCTAGCAACAGGGCTACAGCttgttttttttaggggcgaagcttcttatagcagcAACCGTTAGTCCATCGAAGCTGTTGAggtgtaacgagtataacattttgacctccgatgtggtgccggtgagagatttcttctgtgcgttgttgaacaataaaagatagtgtttaacgtacatgtcaatggctgctaatggggaatgaaagacaggagcatttgcttttacttaacgcgcacgctgcgacccccttagcagccatttgcatgtacattgaggactacctgaccagaaagggttgctacgttatactcgctgggtgtaacctccttagttttttgaaaggtatagcgagcgttgagccgcagcgccatgaatacaatgaactagtatataccacgaatgaactcgaggtgtttaaagggggaagcagatacgaagcgcaagccgtaagaaattaaaagctgaatcctcctctcatttcacattagcagccactggcatgtacattgagcactatctgacaggaaaaggttgctacgttatactcgctgggcgtaacctccttggttttggaaaggtttagcgagcgttgagccgcagtgccaagaatacaatgaactagtatataccatgaatgaactcgaggtgattaaaggtgggaagtagacctgaagcgcaagccgtaagaaagtgtgcgtgtcccacctctcgtttagtccttagaatgtccgctgggtggcggtgcttctatatggggaatatatgatgaaaagatgcgagatggtggtacttggagtgttgaatagatggatgaacggacacacagacagatgcatggatgtacgcatgaacggacgcagaggcggatgcaaggacacacacacacacacacacatatatatatatatatatatatatatatatatatatatatatatatatatatatatatatatatatatatatatatatatatatatatatatatatatatatatatatatatatatatatatatatatatttccagtTTTACCCCAACGACTTGCACACATGGTGCTATGCTGTGCATATCGTACAACTAGCAGTCATCCGGCTATATATGAGCAGCGCTCTACTATACCTTTCATTAAAATAATAATTGATTGGAGTTTTAATTTTCAAAGTcatgatatgattaagagagacgccgtagtggagggctccgaaaattttatcACCAGGGGTCCCTTGCGTGCAAGTGCCTCATATATTTcggcctccaccaaaaatgccgCCGCAGCGGCCAGTAtttcatcccgtgacctgtgCATCAGCAGTCGAGCAACACAACCTTTCGACGACCATGGTGGTTTCACTATATACCTTGCGTAATCATAGTTACTTAGATTATTGTAAATGTAAGCACTGAGTATATACTGCCACCTCCTCGACACGACGCTCacttagggttttttttttctttcacttcacCGCCCCGCGAAACTCCTGGTTTCGAGTCCGGTGCAGTGTTATTTTTAAGCAAAAAGCCTTGAATGTCTCATGATCATGTTCTTCCCTCCAGCAGTGCACCATAGAGGAGCTATATGTGGCTATGGTGCACAGCTGCAGCCCCGAAGGTTCGATCTCGGCCGCGGTGGTCGCGTTTCGATGGAGCTGAAaaggtagaggcccgtgtactgcgcaATTATCGGATGGTCGGAATTTCCGCAGCTCTCCAATATGGCGTATTCAATAAccatatcctggttttgggaAGTATGACCCTAGATACGATAATATTACTAGTGCTCGCTTTCTCAATACACCGTGCGTGGTCTTTTGCGAAATGCGATCGCTTGTGAAGCAGTTCTTTCGACCTTGCGTGTGTGAAGAactgacagacggacagacgtagatagatagatagatagatagataaatagataaatagataaatagataaatagataaatagatagatagatagatagatagatagatagatagatagatagatagatagatagatagatagatagatagataaatagataaatagataaatagataaatagatagatagatagatagatagatagatagatagatagatagatagatagatagatagatagatagatagatagatagatagatagatagatagatagatagatagatagatagaatgtgAATGATTAACGTTGCTTGTGGCTTCCCCTACCGTATGTCTGATTGCAACACTCAACTACTCAAATTAATCACCAAACACGCCGTTAGGTAACGAGGAACGTCCATTAGCGAACGTGATTATCACTAAGATAACTAACACTGCTTGCTAGTAATATGCAACGAAGCCCTCCAAAAATAGCGACCAGTGACTGATGAAGTTCTATTGTACAAGCGATGGGGCGAGAAGAGGATTTGAAATCCGCTTACTGTAAGCGAAACTGGCCACTCTGAATGCGATCGCGTAGACGACAGCTGGGCCTTACCTTTAGCGAACAAAGTGAGCGCTGAAAGGGCCCATCAGCGAAGGTCTGAGACGAGCTACGAAATGCTAGCGCCCACGGGAACCCAGATGGTAACCAACCGAATTTACGTCGGTCTGTTCATGCTAGTCACGTTGCGTTAGCGCTTTTAGTCGTGAGGTTcaagccaacgttactagaatagctTTTCTTGTAACGTTGGTTCGAGCTACCGTAGACAGCTTTCGTTGAAGACCACTTGATGGTCCCTTTGGGAAAGAGTGCGTATGCGGTGTTGAGAGCATCAGTGAACAGGGCGAAAAAAGGGCGCGGGATTGGAGAAGTAGCGAGAAATCTCGAGCCACTTTCAGCCTCACAGACTTATCTGGTCGTTCGTGAAGAAGCCTTTATAAATGAAGCAGATATGCCTGCATATTTTAATACCAGAAATTACTGTGCATGGGcggctttcgaaaaaaaaaattctggagcTGTGGATGCTACATACAAAGAAGTTATATTTATcgattgtatttatttatttagttgttTGCTATTTAGCCAATATAGTTACTGGTggtgcttatttatttattcgtggAAGGAACATTGACCAACACTTCTTTCCAGTTTGAAAACGCTTCCGTTCGAGTAATTTAGCTCGGGTTTTCCGATTATTATTCTTGTGTTGGGAGAAAAAGCTCGCAACAGTGATATTCACGTTCGTCTGGGTTCTCAATAACGCATTCGATGTGCATTTCGTGATCGGTTATGTTATTCTATTATTTTATGTTGGAGTACTATGTTTTCTTCGAGGGGCGAAGAACCTTGCGCTCAAGACTTGTCCCTCCGATGTTCCTTGTCCTGGATTGCACGCGCTGGGAGCGGCGTCCGCGAGCAAGCCGATCGTAGGTAGAAGAGGAGAACGATGAAGGCGGGTGCGCTTGTGGAACGCTCTTACGCTGTGGTGCCCCAAGAGCTATAAAACGCGCTCACtgccgtctctctctctctctctctctctctctctctctctctctctctctctctctctctctctctctctctctctctctctctctctctctttctttctttctttctttctctctctatctatctatctctctcatGGTCATGGAGTGGACTTCATTATGAATGAAGTCACGACTGCTTGCAAAGCGGCTGCAGCACGGCAGCGCAGACATGCGGATCTATAGACCGCCGCACTGCTTCGCCTGTCGGCGTGTTTTAGCGTTCGGCAACGCGTCATGGAGCTTCCCGAAGGGGATAGAAGGACAGCGGCCTTGGCCTGACATCCAAGGGCCGGGTGTCTGGTGGTAGCCCTTAGGTGCGAAGTTAATAGGGGAAAAAaatgccccgtatctgcatgttacaccgcaaatgtcgtcgaaagacgatagtcttgcatctgcagagagtgaacaaaacctttatttgttgttatgcgcaaggaaattggtgaactgtattctggaggcgctgcgttaaagtgcctcgagcgtgtatcggaggcgaactagcgcatcaagtcacgtcacacctgagatatgagcgctatctggcagttatcctggaaaacggagCACGCGCcttgcgcgcccgtctctgaggtgataaggtgtagaacgcaaggcgacgggttgaTGCCACCACCGTGTAGTTTTAGTgaggcgttggaaacacttgccgtatTGTGCAAGTGTTGcgtggccagcgcagcgttataaaagctacgatccttaaaacacttatgtatgccttttctagtaaaaacaTACACAGagataatattgacgtgttgttatggtgcctcagatatgcgcaataattgctttttaattgacaatcgcacaagtatgaacgctgaaccttcagcaatattggtgggcgctgtggatggggtcggccgtttggagtatcgcaTGGTCACTTTGATGCCATTTAGGGAACCATtagggtgaacaaacagacataaatacagacagacagaccaaaatttctgcgtcgcaggtccccaagaaagactatcggctTTAAGAAGAACAGAGGAGCGGAAAAACGAACGACCGTCCTGCTCTGAATCTCAACTCGCTCCTCCGGGAGTATCTTGGGCTGCTTAACTTAAACGCCATCTCGAAATGCTCGCTGCATCCTCACTTTTGTTGACCGTTATAACCACTGGCCTAAAGCGTTCCCTCTAACCGGCACAACGTCCACTTCGGTGTAGCAGTAGATAGGGTGCTCAGATGCTGACCTAAAGGTCGCGGGCTCAATCCCAGCCTTGACGGTCACCTttgggtggaggcgaaatggttgacGCTTctgtattgtgcgatgtcagaGCACATTAAAGAATACCAGAAGGTCAAAACTCCCGGAGCCTTCCATAAACGCGTCTCGAAATCATGTCGTAGTTTTCAGAAATTAAACTCCAGATAACATTATTACCTCACCGACAGAAAGGCTCACGGCTTCTGTGTTCATCAGAGGCTAGATCTCACGCTTCGGATGCCCCAGCGTTGTTACCACCGATCGCAGCCGAAAGCTTTAACGAGATTCCTTCAGCGAACTCATTGTACCTGCTTGGTATTCACCATATTCACACTGCCACGTACAAGGAAGAAATCGGCAATTAGAATGGCCTTCACAGTTATCTATAAATAAAGCAAGGTTGATGGTTCATCGGGCTTTTTCATATTTGGCTAGAAGATATCCTCATTGTCCTGCTTGGTGCGCGCTTGTCTATCAAGGAAGACCTCGGCTGCACGACTGCGTAGATGGTCCATGGTGCAACGTTGCTATCAGTATGAAGAGATTAGCACGAACTTCCAAACTGCGCGCGATATACTGGATCACCAACGTGAAAGAAGACAGCGACATGCCCCACCGCACAAATCGAAGAAGCTCCTCACTTTAGACAAATTCAGGTTAACACTTACCCACAGTTGCATCCCATGAACCCTGATGTATGGAAGCCAATGACCGAGGTGTTAGTTGAGATCAAAGTGGCTACACGTCACTAGGAATTGTCGGAGCAAGCTTATGAAAGGAGCAATCTCCTCTGATGCTCACGATGCAGTCGCAGCCTTTTAGAGGCCGTTCAAATGAACACCAAAAGGAGTCTTCAGATCCGTTCAGACGAGGACGGCATTCTAAGGCACTGAATGCAAGTTTCTAGAATCTCGGTATTCTAGTAGGCCACTTTTAaatgtgaatacactttataagcgaccccaaaccatccaccgccgtcggcggcgtccgcagtcttctctctatctttaaaagaaagaggacttggcgggccgcagcacgacgctctaccgaataagccacggacgcgacgctgatatcggtgtcagtaacgcgccttataccctcTCCCCCTTCGATCGCTCCTCCGCTcccctcgctcgctgcagctgcgcgcgcacccctctctctcgcgcgcccgccttctctctcagtctcccgtcgagagcgggtcgtgagggggagtaaagttaaaatccgttggattcgctcgcaggatttcaagctggacggttgtgccctcgcgatctccgacttcagcgtagctcccgccgactggttcgccctccgcggtctcctgacgccgtgtagctctcgcattgtggcaccccgcccttggacttcttcgaccggatccccactttcctatctccttcttttttcctctcgttggctgtcttcttctgcttctactttccttctattctttttatccctccttccccccacccctataaggcactgcgccgtgtcgcctgaaggcagacagaaattaggtgcctttttcctcttcattctaatcactaccaccaaatccgttggcattcgccagtgagttaacgtaaactcccccgtgtgatcaaattgcgattcccaggaaccattacaccataaaggcaccatagtgtgattaaatataatagtgcgaaataaTAAATACTCCTCATAGCATCACttcgtgtattcgcacttaaccatgttcaccctcaggGAAATGCTTCGGAGTTTTCATCAGTTCTTTTTTTCGGGATCAGCACATGTGAATTGGTGCTGCTGGAAGAAGTTAGCGAACAAAGCGCAGTTGCTAGTCCAGTGATTGTGTGTGACATATTTATCCCATGATCATCGTTTTCTTGACAGGTCTCAGAATTACTTCTTGTTGGGTTTGTTATTACATCATAATGAGGCAAAATTTCGGACGCCTAAAACACCACAAAAGAACGCAGAACAAAAAATAACGTCTATGGCAACTTATTTATTTGCAGGAAAAATGCAGAATATGTATACGCCGCACCACAGATGCGCAAAGAGCACTGCCCCACACAATCACTACTGCACATCAAAACGCGGCGTCCTTAGAAAGCTATATCTAGTCAAGCAAATAATAGCAAAATTGGAACTGAGACGTGCGCAAAACCACTGATGTGTCCCTTTAACAAATTAGTGGTGTTTCTTCTTGTGCTTCTTCGCCCTTCTCGTGATGTTTTAGGCGGCTAAAATTTTCCCTCATTTTGTCTGGTTTTTGCCTAGCCATCAGCTGGTAATCTACCCTGTATTGTAGAAAGTGATGAGGGGGACTGAATGAACGGTAAAGAAAGATTGAGAGAAGGAAGGGCAATACGCACATGCGGACACGTTCACAGAGCAGAACGGCTGTCTCGCGCAATATAAGCTTGCCTTCAATCTCTATAAAATATAACGAAGGCTTCGTTGGTTCAATTCACGAAGACTTTTGGTGAGAACGAGACATGCTCACTGGAGTTGTTATACCACCGACATTATGGCGCCGAGGTTTTGTCAATCATAGCGTGCGGTCTAACCCACCATTATCCGCCGGTGCAGATCGGCTCGTAGCACAAACACAGCCCGTGGTCACGTCTACGGTCTCGTTTCGCACCGACCAGCGGGTGTGGTCTATCCAGCGTGGATAGGACACCATGATCTTCTCCCACACTTCCATGCACCGGAAGTCACCCGTGGGGCTGCAAAGTCTTGCGGGACAGTTGCACCTGATGATGGGTATTTCCGGTGGCATCCTGAGAGGGTCTACGTCCAGCTCCAGGGAAAACGTGCAGATCGACCTGGTACCGATGCCGCCCGCATGGGTCTTAGGCGCGCATTCGTGGCTCGGGTCATGGGAGAATGGGCCAGGGGTGTCCTTGCGAGCGGCGAAGCCAGCCGATAACACGGAACAGACCAGAAGAACGATCTTATCAAGTCGGCGCATGCCAACAGTGAAAACGGCGAGTCAATCTGCGAATGAACAATGAGTGATCATTATCATATTAAACCTCGGTAAGTATCACACATTGTGGCAATCGATATATCAGGCGAAGCAGTCAGCGATTAGCGGCCTATGCTATGGGGAAACGCATTACAAGGTGGATCAGACGTCTGTATGTAAATCAAGTGCATATCGTGAGCTTGCCACGCACGTAGGCTTCACTGGCGTTAAAGGTGATGGTTCGACGTAAGGGGAGCGCCTTTATTAACGCGTTAGCGCTAAaaaagctcgtttcacagaaatttcggcgtcagcgtcgttggttgtgagcgaaaaattatgtGCGCCACTGAAAAATCgcgaaagatgcaaataaaactaCGCAAATTCTGAGTCCGAGTGGAGACAGacagagatatatatatatatatatatatatatatatatatatatatatatatatagctagctagctagctagctagctagctagctagctagctagctagctagatagatagatagatagatagatagatagatagatagatagatagatagatagatagatagatagatagatagatagatagatagatagatagatagatagatagatagatagatagatagatagatagatagatagatagatagatagatagatagatagatagatagatagatagatagatagatagatagatagatagatagatagatagatagatagatagatagatagatagatagatagatagatagatagatagatagatagatagatagatagatagatagatagatagatagatagatagatagatagatagatagatagatagaatttaTTCAGTTACAAGTGTTGGGTATTTAGTTACAAGTGTTGGCCGGAAACAAAAGCGCGATTCCGGGTACTGCGAACGAGGTAGTCGGCGGAATGCTGTTCAAGCCCGGGCTTTGTCATTCCAAGCCGTGAGGTAAGGTACCCTGCAGTCCGGCGTCGTAATCGGCCACAATAGTTTTTAGTCGCGACAATTTACCTCGAAGGAACAGCGGTGTCGCTGCGGTTGTTTGCATGCGTCGGTACGAGCGTGAGACCTATCACCACACCGACCTTCTCACGCCAGCGAGGGAACACCATGTCGCCTCAGTGGAAGTGTGGAGTCAAGAACGCTGACGTGGGCGAGTGTGGGCGGCCCCGTCAAAAGTGGTGTATCTCTTTGGATTGAACagtgtaatttggtgccctttcctttatccATGGATATGGGGAAACGAGACTTGATAATCAGCCCTCGCGGTCTGCTTCACGAGCTTTTTCGATGCAGAGCTTTTT is a genomic window containing:
- the LOC119172138 gene encoding uncharacterized protein LOC119172138, with protein sequence MRRLDKIVLLVCSVLSAGFAARKDTPGPFSHDPSHECAPKTHAGGIGTRSICTFSLELDVDPLRMPPEIPIIRCNCPARLCSPTGDFRCMEVWEKIMVSYPRWIDHTRWSVRNETVDVTTGCVCATSRSAPADNGFRSFLCVCCRCRRRLHAGDARVQQLLAKLCV